From the Musa acuminata AAA Group cultivar baxijiao chromosome BXJ3-7, Cavendish_Baxijiao_AAA, whole genome shotgun sequence genome, one window contains:
- the LOC103991780 gene encoding RING-H2 finger protein ATL39-like, which yields MSNNGSASAADQTACCSSGTTIGLIGVFLFLIVVYVVIHYTRCLELEPDGRWHDRQKPGLDPSAIAALPSFAYRRGADGRSGSEECCVCLSVVEEGEVVRVLPSCDHRFHAACVDLWLQVHRTCPLCRADAAPGRAVEGMKTADVAGAPPSLAPPSELHTVVLVMDAGESSASQPMR from the coding sequence ATGTCCAACAACGGCAGCGCGTCCGCGGCAGACCAAACGGCCTGCTGCAGCTCCGGCACCACCATCGGGCTCATCGGCGTCTTCCTCTTCTTGATCGTCGTTTACGTCGTCATCCACTACACCCGCTGCCTGGAATTGGAACCCGACGGCCGCTGGCATGACCGGCAGAAGCCCGGGCTCGATCCCTCCGCCATCGCCGCCCTCCCCTCGTTCGCCTACCGAAGAGGCGCCGACGGGAGGAGCGGTTCCGAGGAGTGCTGCGTCTGCCTAAGTGTGGTGGAGGAGGGGGAGGTGGTGAGGGTGCTGCCGAGCTGCGACCACAGGTTCCATGCGGCGTGCGTCGACTTGTGGCTGCAGGTTCACCGGACGTGCCCGTTGTGCCGGGCCGACGCAGCGCCAGGGAGGGCGGTCGAAGGGATGAAAACAGCTGATGTAGCTGGTGCACCGCCATCTCTGGCGCCACCGTCGGAGCTTCATACTGTTGTGTTGGTGATGGATGCAGGAGAGTCATCGGCCTCTCAACCCATG